One window of Streptococcus troglodytae genomic DNA carries:
- a CDS encoding type I restriction-modification system subunit M — translation MSFNKESQQRQELHQKIWAIADNVRGAVDGWDFKQYILGILFYRFISENMSDYFDRAEHEAGDPDFRYADLSDEEAEEDFKPDTVEEKGFFILPSQLFENIVKTASTNENLNTDLAKIFKKIEESAIGKDSEHAIKGLFDDVDTTSNRLGGSVKEKNKRLSDILTGIAGLDFGTFEENDIDAFGDAYEYLISNYASNAGKSGGEFFTPQTVSKLLAQLVMVGKEHINKVYDPTCGSGSLLLQMKKQFETHILEEGFFGQEINMTNYNLARMNMFLHNINYNNFDIRRGDTLLNPQHLYERPFDAIVSNPPYSIKWIGDADPTLINDERFAPAGKLAPKSKADFAFIMHSLSHLSNKGRAAIVCFPGIFYRGGAEKTIRQYLIDNNFVEAVIALPDNLFYGTSIATYILVLAKNKPEDKTLFIDASSDEKSTVSGKNKFYEAVTNGKILNSKNIEAIVELFKNKEDVDYEAKLVDNNLIAEENDYNLSVSTYVEKRDTREIINIDELNKEIAETVKKIDHLRSEIDKIVEELSHD, via the coding sequence ATGTCGTTCAATAAAGAAAGTCAGCAAAGACAAGAATTGCATCAAAAAATATGGGCTATTGCTGATAATGTGCGTGGTGCTGTAGATGGTTGGGATTTTAAGCAATATATCTTAGGGATTCTTTTTTATCGTTTTATTTCTGAAAATATGTCTGATTATTTTGATCGTGCTGAACATGAGGCCGGTGATCCAGACTTTCGTTATGCTGATCTCAGTGATGAAGAAGCTGAAGAAGATTTCAAACCCGATACAGTAGAAGAAAAAGGCTTTTTTATTTTGCCTTCACAACTCTTTGAAAATATAGTCAAAACAGCCTCAACAAATGAAAATTTAAATACGGACTTAGCAAAGATTTTCAAGAAAATTGAAGAATCCGCAATTGGTAAAGATTCAGAACATGCGATTAAGGGACTCTTTGATGATGTGGATACAACCTCAAATCGTTTGGGAGGTTCTGTTAAAGAAAAGAACAAACGCTTATCAGATATTTTGACAGGAATAGCTGGGCTTGATTTTGGCACTTTTGAAGAAAATGATATTGATGCATTTGGTGATGCCTATGAATATCTGATTTCTAACTATGCCTCTAATGCAGGTAAAAGTGGCGGAGAGTTTTTTACACCGCAAACTGTTTCGAAACTTCTTGCTCAACTTGTTATGGTTGGAAAAGAGCATATTAATAAAGTATATGATCCAACTTGTGGTTCAGGCTCACTATTGCTTCAAATGAAGAAACAATTTGAAACCCATATTTTGGAAGAAGGTTTTTTTGGTCAAGAGATTAATATGACTAATTATAACTTGGCACGGATGAATATGTTTCTTCATAATATCAACTATAATAATTTTGATATTCGCCGTGGCGATACCTTGTTAAACCCTCAGCATCTATACGAACGACCTTTTGATGCCATTGTTTCTAATCCTCCTTATTCTATCAAGTGGATTGGGGATGCTGATCCAACCTTAATTAATGATGAGCGCTTTGCACCAGCTGGTAAATTAGCTCCTAAATCAAAAGCTGATTTTGCCTTTATTATGCACAGTCTTAGCCATTTATCCAATAAAGGTCGTGCAGCAATTGTTTGCTTTCCTGGAATTTTTTATCGCGGAGGAGCTGAGAAGACAATCCGTCAATACTTGATTGATAATAATTTTGTTGAAGCTGTTATTGCCTTGCCTGATAATCTTTTTTATGGAACAAGCATTGCAACCTATATTTTAGTTTTGGCAAAAAATAAACCTGAGGATAAAACACTCTTTATTGATGCTTCTTCAGATGAAAAATCTACGGTTTCTGGTAAGAATAAATTTTATGAGGCAGTAACCAATGGCAAGATATTAAACTCAAAAAATATCGAAGCTATTGTTGAATTATTTAAAAATAAAGAAGATGTTGATTATGAGGCTAAACTTGTTGATAATAATCTGATTGCTGAGGAAAATGATTACAATTTATCTGTATCAACCTATGTTGAAAAGCGTGACACACGCGAGATTATCAATATTGATGAACTCAACAAAGAAATCGCCGAAACGGTCAAGAAGATTGATCACCTACGCAGTGAGATTGATAAAATCGTGGAGGAGCTGAGCCATGACTAA
- a CDS encoding phosphatase PAP2 family protein, which yields MKNYAEFYEKLTKPVRTRSKWLYFVKTVNSLITRIMPFIYLMLLLYLFWTQKRWTALMPFVLVPSLSFVLLSLVRKYLNQPRPYERWTISPLIIKDAKGQSMPSRHVFSAVVISVCVLRVTVWGGIMLLILSALLACCRVLGGVHYPKDVIIGYLIGLLAGSLLFWV from the coding sequence ATGAAAAATTACGCAGAGTTTTATGAGAAACTGACAAAGCCAGTCAGAACAAGAAGTAAATGGCTTTATTTTGTGAAAACAGTCAATTCTTTAATAACCAGAATAATGCCTTTTATTTATCTGATGCTTTTACTTTACCTTTTTTGGACTCAGAAGAGATGGACTGCCTTAATGCCTTTTGTTTTAGTTCCGAGCTTGTCCTTTGTTTTATTGTCATTGGTCAGAAAGTATCTGAATCAGCCAAGACCTTATGAAAGGTGGACGATCAGTCCATTAATAATAAAGGATGCTAAGGGACAGTCCATGCCCAGCCGTCATGTTTTTTCGGCAGTGGTGATTAGTGTTTGTGTTTTGCGCGTGACTGTTTGGGGCGGAATCATGTTATTGATTTTATCTGCTTTGCTGGCCTGCTGCCGCGTTCTAGGCGGTGTTCATTATCCCAAAGATGTTATTATAGGCTATCTTATCGGTCTTCTAGCGGGAAGCCTGTTGTTTTGGGTTTAA
- a CDS encoding serine hydrolase domain-containing protein, whose product MRERKFSMRFLVFLIAFFAVFYKSIETERIDSNTVAVNPDSLILKRFLKTNQLNGIMIVTGPDGKAQVFSNQSKVDGSPVSINDYFPLASLQKLITGVAIQQLIDKGKLSLNTPLSKYYPQVENSENITIQNLLTHTSGLADRKEVPQQVLTTQEQQLDFSLTNYRVTYRKKWKYANINYALLAGIISQISGQNYATYVRQHFLTAGKGWHFKKYIQIKDKSKLAALSVMDQSTTWDKLSKEVTSTFGAGDYASRPVDYWKFMMAFINDQFVPVSEYQRSMKMTSKSYYGGLYISQKMLHANGGGFDTYSCFAYSNPKTKQVMVLFITNGKYKRVKSLAAKAFKLYADSYALRKNETSK is encoded by the coding sequence GTGAGAGAAAGAAAATTTAGCATGCGATTTCTTGTCTTTCTCATCGCATTTTTTGCTGTTTTCTATAAATCTATTGAGACTGAACGGATTGATTCCAATACGGTTGCTGTCAACCCTGATTCACTCATTTTAAAGCGATTTTTAAAAACAAATCAGTTAAATGGGATCATGATTGTGACAGGACCAGATGGTAAGGCTCAAGTATTTTCAAATCAAAGTAAGGTAGATGGTAGTCCTGTTTCAATTAATGATTATTTTCCTCTTGCTTCCTTACAAAAATTGATAACAGGGGTGGCTATCCAACAATTAATTGATAAAGGAAAACTGTCTTTAAACACACCTTTAAGCAAATATTATCCTCAAGTTGAAAATAGTGAAAATATCACGATACAAAATTTACTTACCCACACCAGCGGTTTGGCAGATCGAAAAGAAGTTCCTCAACAAGTACTGACAACTCAAGAGCAGCAATTGGATTTTTCATTGACCAATTATCGCGTCACCTATCGAAAGAAATGGAAGTATGCTAACATTAATTATGCTTTGCTAGCTGGCATTATCAGTCAAATTAGCGGTCAAAATTATGCGACTTATGTTCGTCAACACTTCTTAACAGCTGGTAAGGGTTGGCATTTTAAAAAATATATTCAAATAAAAGATAAGTCTAAGTTAGCTGCCTTGTCAGTGATGGATCAAAGCACGACTTGGGATAAGCTGTCAAAAGAAGTGACGTCTACCTTTGGAGCTGGTGATTATGCTTCTAGGCCAGTGGATTATTGGAAATTTATGATGGCTTTTATTAACGACCAATTTGTTCCTGTCAGCGAATACCAACGTTCGATGAAAATGACTTCTAAGAGCTATTATGGCGGCCTCTATATCAGCCAAAAGATGCTGCATGCAAATGGTGGCGGCTTTGATACTTATTCTTGTTTTGCTTATTCAAATCCTAAAACCAAACAGGTCATGGTTTTGTTTATCACAAACGGTAAGTATAAGCGGGTCAAATCCTTAGCAGCTAAAGCCTTTAAATTATATGCAGATTCGTATGCGCTGAGGAAAAATGAAACGTCAAAATAA
- the galE gene encoding UDP-glucose 4-epimerase GalE encodes MAILVLGGAGYIGSHMVDRLIEKGEEEVVVVDSLVTGHRAAVHPSAKFYQGDLADRKFMSMVFRENPDVDAVIHFAAYSLVAESMKKPLKYFDNNTAGMIKLLEVMSEFGVKYIVFSSTAATYGIPDEIPIKETTPQRPINPYGESKLMMETIMKWSDRAYGIKFVPLRYFNVAGAKPDGSIGEDHGPETHLLPIILQVAQGMREKIMIFGDDYNTPDGTNVRDYVHPFDLADAHLLALNYLRQGNPSTAFNLGSSTGFSNLQILEAARKVTGQKIPAEKAERRLGDPDTLIASSEKAREVLGWKPQFDDIEKIIASAWAWHSSHPKGYDDRD; translated from the coding sequence ATGGCTATTTTAGTTTTAGGTGGGGCTGGTTATATTGGTTCACATATGGTTGACCGTCTCATTGAAAAAGGTGAGGAAGAGGTTGTTGTCGTTGATAGTTTGGTGACGGGTCACCGTGCAGCGGTACACCCATCTGCTAAGTTTTATCAAGGTGATTTAGCAGACCGAAAATTTATGAGTATGGTTTTTAGAGAAAATCCTGATGTGGATGCCGTTATTCACTTTGCAGCTTATTCTTTGGTTGCAGAGTCCATGAAAAAGCCCCTCAAGTATTTTGACAACAACACCGCAGGCATGATTAAGCTCCTAGAAGTCATGAGTGAATTTGGTGTCAAATACATTGTCTTTTCATCAACAGCAGCAACCTATGGTATTCCTGATGAGATTCCAATCAAGGAAACAACACCGCAGCGTCCGATTAATCCATACGGTGAGAGTAAACTCATGATGGAAACCATTATGAAATGGTCTGACCGGGCCTATGGTATCAAGTTTGTGCCGCTTCGCTATTTCAATGTGGCTGGTGCAAAACCAGATGGCTCAATCGGTGAAGACCACGGTCCTGAAACACATCTACTGCCAATCATTTTGCAGGTTGCTCAAGGTATGCGTGAGAAAATCATGATTTTTGGTGATGATTATAATACGCCAGATGGTACCAATGTACGCGATTATGTACACCCCTTTGATTTGGCGGATGCTCACTTGCTTGCTCTTAACTATCTGCGCCAAGGAAATCCCTCGACAGCCTTTAACTTGGGCTCATCAACAGGATTTTCAAATCTTCAAATTTTAGAAGCCGCTCGCAAGGTCACAGGACAGAAAATTCCTGCAGAAAAGGCAGAACGCCGTCTGGGAGATCCAGATACTTTGATTGCATCTTCAGAAAAAGCACGTGAGGTGCTTGGCTGGAAACCGCAATTTGACGACATTGAAAAAATCATTGCTTCCGCTTGGGCATGGCATTCCAGCCATCCAAAGGGTTATGATGACAGAGACTGA
- the galT gene encoding UDP-glucose--hexose-1-phosphate uridylyltransferase: MTALLDTFVSKIIENSDYTELDAIYLRNRILALVGEDNAQQDTKQSNLIALKDELVDLALANGKVGDLVEEKDCLGAELMNFITPIPSQVNKDFWDTYAKSPQRAIADFYELSKHNDYIKVAAVAKNIAFSTLSEYGNIDITINLSKPEKDPKAIAAAKLAKTSSYPKCQLCMENEGYQGRINYPARANHRIIRMDLGDEKWGFQYSPYAYFNEHCIFFNTEHVPMVISWDTFRQLLDIVDIFPGYFAGSNSDLPIVGGSILSHNHYQGGRHVFPMEIAELDRVFHFKDFPDVTAGIVKWPMSVIRLRGANKSRLAELAEIIRLAWRNYSDDTMDILAFTGDTPHHTVTPIARKRDGQFELDIVLRDNHTTAEYPDGVYHPHVDVQHIKKENIGLIEVMGLAILPPRLKNELAEVEKYVLNQYNEMADYHKDWADAIKASHPETSAATVSEVVKQAVGRTFVRVLEDAGVYKRNRQGQAAFMRFVESIGVK, encoded by the coding sequence ATGACAGCATTACTAGATACTTTTGTTAGTAAAATTATTGAAAACAGTGACTATACTGAATTGGATGCTATCTACCTTAGAAATCGGATTCTTGCTTTGGTTGGTGAAGATAATGCTCAGCAGGATACAAAACAAAGCAATCTCATCGCTCTCAAGGATGAATTGGTTGACTTGGCTCTTGCAAACGGTAAAGTTGGCGACTTAGTTGAAGAGAAAGATTGCTTGGGAGCGGAGTTAATGAACTTCATCACGCCAATTCCGAGTCAGGTCAATAAAGATTTCTGGGATACTTATGCAAAGTCTCCTCAGAGAGCTATCGCAGATTTCTATGAACTCAGTAAGCATAACGACTATATTAAAGTGGCGGCTGTCGCAAAAAATATTGCTTTTTCAACACTGTCAGAGTATGGAAATATTGATATTACCATTAATTTGTCAAAGCCTGAAAAAGATCCTAAAGCTATTGCAGCAGCTAAGTTAGCTAAGACTTCCAGTTATCCCAAGTGCCAGCTTTGCATGGAAAATGAAGGCTATCAGGGTAGAATTAATTATCCTGCTCGTGCCAATCACCGTATTATCCGCATGGACTTAGGTGATGAAAAATGGGGCTTCCAATACTCACCTTACGCTTATTTCAATGAGCACTGCATTTTTTTCAACACTGAGCATGTACCTATGGTGATTAGTTGGGACACTTTTAGACAGCTCCTTGACATTGTAGACATCTTTCCCGGCTATTTCGCAGGATCCAACTCTGACCTGCCAATTGTCGGCGGTTCTATCTTAAGCCACAATCATTATCAAGGCGGTCGTCACGTTTTTCCCATGGAAATAGCAGAGCTGGATAGAGTGTTTCACTTCAAAGACTTTCCAGATGTGACAGCAGGTATTGTCAAGTGGCCAATGTCTGTTATCAGACTACGTGGAGCAAACAAGTCTCGCTTGGCGGAATTGGCTGAAATCATTCGTCTGGCTTGGCGTAACTATTCTGATGATACGATGGACATTCTTGCATTTACAGGTGATACACCGCATCACACTGTGACACCGATTGCTCGAAAACGCGATGGACAATTTGAGCTGGATATTGTTTTACGTGACAACCACACGACAGCAGAGTATCCTGACGGAGTTTACCATCCTCATGTTGATGTGCAGCATATTAAGAAAGAAAATATTGGGCTAATTGAGGTTATGGGCTTAGCCATTTTACCGCCAAGACTGAAAAATGAGCTGGCAGAAGTTGAAAAATACGTGTTAAACCAGTATAATGAAATGGCTGATTACCACAAAGACTGGGCTGATGCCATTAAGGCCAGTCATCCAGAAACGAGTGCAGCAACTGTTTCAGAAGTTGTCAAACAAGCCGTTGGGAGAACCTTTGTCCGTGTCTTGGAAGACGCAGGCGTCTACAAACGCAATAGACAAGGGCAAGCAGCTTTCATGCGGTTTGTAGAGAGTATTGGAGTGAAGTAA
- a CDS encoding galactokinase, whose product MKRQELNQAFTHVFGREADATFFSPGRINLIGEHTDYNGGHVFPAAITLGTYGAARKRDDKLLRFYSANFEELGIIEISLDHLIFDKKDSWTNYPKGVIKYLQEAGHSIDNGMDVYVFGNIPNGSGLSSSSSLELLIGIMAEELFDLKLDRLDLVKTGKRTENDFIGVNSGIMDQFAIGMGAEKKAIYLDTKTLKYDLVPLDLGDNVIVIMNTNKRRELADSKYNERRTECEKAVEELNVLLDIKTLGELDEETFDEYAYLIKDAKRIRRARHAVSENQRTLKAKKALAAGDLEKFGRLVNASHVSLEHDYEVTGLELDTLAHTAWEQEGVLGARMTGAGFGGCGIAIVAKDKVAAFKENVGRIYTETVGYAPAFYIAEIAGGSCVLSRK is encoded by the coding sequence ATGAAAAGACAAGAATTAAACCAAGCTTTTACTCACGTTTTTGGAAGAGAAGCAGACGCTACTTTTTTCTCACCGGGACGTATTAACCTTATTGGAGAGCATACCGATTATAATGGCGGTCATGTCTTTCCAGCAGCAATCACCTTGGGAACTTACGGTGCAGCTCGTAAACGTGATGATAAATTGCTCCGCTTTTACTCCGCTAACTTTGAAGAACTCGGTATTATTGAAATAAGCCTTGATCATCTTATATTTGACAAGAAGGATAGTTGGACCAATTATCCTAAAGGCGTCATCAAATACTTGCAAGAAGCAGGGCACTCTATTGACAATGGTATGGATGTCTATGTTTTTGGAAATATTCCAAATGGTTCTGGGCTATCTTCATCTTCATCTCTTGAATTGTTGATTGGGATTATGGCTGAAGAGCTGTTTGATCTTAAACTTGACCGTCTTGATTTAGTAAAAACTGGGAAAAGAACGGAAAATGATTTTATCGGTGTTAATTCAGGAATCATGGACCAATTTGCTATTGGTATGGGGGCTGAAAAGAAGGCTATTTATCTTGATACGAAGACTTTGAAATATGATCTTGTACCGCTTGACCTTGGTGACAATGTCATTGTTATTATGAATACCAACAAGCGCCGTGAACTTGCTGACTCTAAATATAATGAGCGCCGTACGGAATGTGAAAAAGCAGTCGAAGAATTGAATGTTCTTCTTGACATCAAAACTCTTGGTGAATTGGATGAAGAAACATTTGACGAATATGCCTATCTCATCAAGGATGCTAAGCGTATCAGACGCGCTCGCCATGCAGTTTCTGAAAATCAAAGAACTCTGAAAGCTAAGAAAGCCCTTGCAGCTGGTGATTTGGAGAAATTTGGACGGTTGGTCAATGCCTCGCATGTTTCTCTAGAACACGACTATGAAGTAACAGGACTTGAACTTGACACGCTGGCTCATACCGCTTGGGAACAAGAAGGTGTTCTGGGTGCTCGTATGACAGGAGCTGGTTTTGGCGGCTGCGGCATTGCTATTGTTGCCAAAGATAAGGTTGCAGCCTTTAAAGAAAATGTCGGTCGCATTTACACTGAAACAGTAGGTTACGCGCCAGCCTTTTATATCGCAGAAATCGCAGGCGGTAGCTGTGTTCTCTCAAGGAAATAA
- a CDS encoding LacI family DNA-binding transcriptional regulator — protein sequence MATLKDIAKLAKVSQATVSRVLNKDESLSVSQKTKHRILTIADDLGYQKHLKTTNSPQLRQKIAIMQWYSQQEELNDLYYYSIRIGIEKRAQELDYDIVRYFDNDISKVSADVVGLIAIGKFSTYQIAELEKLSDKLVFVDSDTLNAGYPCVMTDFDNAVVKVLDYFLDHGLTKIGMIAGEEKTTDGRELLIDQRFRTFRNYAYEQNIYNPNYIFIGDFSAQTGYRLMKKAIKELKEDLPHAFFIANDSLAIGVLRALQEANIPVPNRVSLISFNDTALTKQVFPALSSVTVYTKEMGRTAVDILNRQILNPDIIPSMTRLATQLTLRESSV from the coding sequence ATGGCTACATTAAAAGACATTGCGAAATTAGCAAAAGTTTCTCAGGCAACGGTTTCCAGAGTATTGAACAAAGATGAAAGCTTATCTGTCAGCCAAAAGACCAAGCATCGTATTTTAACGATTGCTGACGATCTTGGTTATCAGAAACATTTAAAAACCACTAATTCTCCTCAACTTAGACAAAAGATTGCTATTATGCAATGGTACAGTCAACAGGAAGAACTTAACGATCTTTATTACTATTCTATTCGTATCGGTATTGAAAAGCGTGCTCAGGAATTGGACTATGATATTGTCCGTTATTTTGATAACGACATCAGTAAAGTGTCTGCAGATGTCGTCGGTCTCATTGCCATCGGTAAATTCAGTACTTATCAAATTGCAGAGCTGGAAAAATTATCTGATAAACTGGTTTTTGTTGACAGTGACACTCTCAACGCTGGCTATCCTTGCGTAATGACTGACTTTGATAATGCTGTCGTTAAAGTTTTAGATTATTTTTTAGACCATGGCTTAACCAAAATTGGTATGATTGCTGGCGAAGAAAAAACGACAGATGGCAGAGAACTACTCATTGATCAACGGTTTCGCACTTTTCGAAATTATGCCTATGAGCAAAACATCTACAATCCAAACTATATCTTCATTGGAGACTTTTCAGCGCAAACTGGTTATCGTTTGATGAAAAAGGCCATCAAAGAACTCAAAGAAGACTTACCACATGCATTTTTTATTGCTAATGATAGCTTAGCCATTGGAGTGCTTCGTGCTTTACAAGAAGCAAACATTCCTGTCCCCAATCGTGTCAGTCTGATTTCTTTTAATGATACGGCCTTGACTAAACAGGTTTTCCCAGCGCTTTCCAGCGTCACTGTCTATACCAAAGAAATGGGACGTACCGCTGTTGATATCCTCAACAGACAAATCCTTAACCCTGATATTATTCCAAGCATGACCAGATTAGCCACTCAGCTGACATTAAGAGAAAGCAGCGTTTAG
- the dexB gene encoding glucan 1,6-alpha-glucosidase DexB yields MQKHWWHKATIYQIYPKSFMDANGDGIGDLKGITSKLAYLQKLGITAIWLSPVYDSPMDDNGYDIANYEAIADIFGNMADMDDLLAQAKVRGIKIIMDLVVNHTSDEHAWFIEAREHPDSSERDYYIWRDQPNDLESIFSGSAWQYDEKSGQYYLHFFSKKQPDLNWENVELRQKIYEMMNFWIAKGIGGFRMDVIDMIGKIPDQHIVNNGPKLHDYLKEMNAASFGQHDLLTVGETWGATPEIAKQYSNPANHELSMVFQFEHIGLQHKPEAPKWDYVKELDVPALKTIFNKWQTELELGQGWNSLFWNNHDLPRVLSIWGNTGKYREKSAKALAILLHLMRGTPYIYQGEEIGMINYPFKDLNEIDDIESLNYAKEALTDGKSIETIMDSIRMIGRDNARTPMQWDASQNAGFSTANKTWLPVNPNYKDINAAAALANADSIFYTYQKLIQLRKDCDWIIDANFELLETADKVFAYLRKVRKERYLIVVNISDQEQALEIDVDNQETLISNTNESAALANHKLQPWDAFCMKIS; encoded by the coding sequence ATGCAAAAGCATTGGTGGCATAAGGCAACCATTTATCAAATTTATCCTAAATCTTTTATGGACGCAAATGGTGACGGGATTGGTGACCTTAAAGGAATCACTAGTAAGCTTGCTTATCTGCAAAAGTTAGGAATTACAGCTATTTGGCTATCTCCAGTTTATGATAGTCCCATGGATGACAATGGCTATGATATTGCGAACTATGAAGCGATTGCTGACATTTTTGGCAATATGGCAGACATGGATGACTTGCTGGCGCAGGCAAAAGTACGAGGCATTAAAATCATTATGGATCTAGTGGTTAATCACACCTCGGATGAACATGCTTGGTTTATTGAAGCGCGTGAGCATCCAGACAGTTCTGAGCGCGATTATTATATTTGGCGTGACCAGCCGAACGATTTGGAATCTATTTTTAGTGGTTCTGCTTGGCAGTATGATGAGAAATCTGGTCAGTATTATTTACATTTCTTTAGTAAAAAGCAACCCGATCTTAATTGGGAAAATGTAGAGCTGCGTCAGAAGATTTATGAGATGATGAATTTTTGGATTGCCAAAGGTATTGGTGGCTTTCGGATGGATGTCATTGATATGATTGGGAAAATTCCTGATCAACATATTGTCAATAATGGCCCAAAATTACATGATTATCTTAAGGAAATGAATGCCGCTAGTTTTGGTCAACATGACTTGTTGACTGTGGGAGAAACTTGGGGAGCAACGCCTGAGATTGCAAAGCAATATTCAAATCCAGCCAATCACGAACTCTCTATGGTTTTCCAATTTGAACATATTGGTCTTCAGCATAAACCAGAAGCCCCTAAATGGGATTATGTGAAAGAACTTGATGTTCCTGCTTTAAAAACAATCTTTAATAAATGGCAGACTGAATTGGAATTAGGACAAGGGTGGAATTCGTTGTTCTGGAATAATCATGACTTGCCTCGTGTTTTATCAATCTGGGGAAATACGGGCAAATACCGTGAAAAATCTGCTAAAGCACTGGCTATTCTTCTTCACCTTATGCGTGGGACACCCTATATTTATCAAGGTGAAGAAATTGGGATGATCAATTATCCTTTTAAAGATTTAAATGAAATTGATGATATTGAATCCCTTAATTATGCTAAGGAGGCTTTAACGGATGGCAAGTCTATAGAAACTATCATGGACAGTATTCGTATGATTGGCCGTGATAATGCTAGAACACCTATGCAATGGGATGCTTCTCAAAATGCTGGATTTTCAACAGCGAATAAAACATGGCTGCCAGTTAATCCAAACTATAAAGATATCAATGCAGCAGCAGCATTGGCTAATGCAGATTCTATTTTTTACACGTATCAAAAGCTTATTCAGCTGCGTAAGGACTGTGACTGGATTATTGATGCAAATTTTGAATTGCTGGAGACAGCAGACAAGGTATTTGCCTATTTACGAAAGGTAAGAAAGGAAAGGTATCTTATAGTGGTCAATATTTCGGATCAGGAACAAGCCCTAGAGATTGATGTGGACAACCAAGAAACTCTCATTAGCAATACCAATGAAAGCGCAGCTCTTGCCAATCATAAACTACAACCTTGGGATGCTTTTTGTATGAAGATAAGCTAG